A window of Polaribacter litorisediminis contains these coding sequences:
- a CDS encoding DMT family transporter — translation MNPQQQKWFYLLVLALVWGSSFILMKKALIGLTPIQVGALRMIFTAIFLLSVAFPSLKKIQKEHYRYVVFTALAGTFIPGFLFAFAITNIDSSIVSILNSLTPFYTLILGASIFGFTFKRKQLFGILIGLVGTLILILKGASLNPNQNYWFAFLIIIGSVGYALNANMIKKYLSDVPALSIVTGNFLLLLVPAIIVLGCTDFFATLDVKNEVLMESLGYLAILSIVGTGIAKTIYNKLVHISDPVFSSSVAYLIPLVAIFWGFLDGEKLSGIQIFAGAIILFGVYLVNKNR, via the coding sequence ATGAATCCTCAACAACAAAAATGGTTTTATTTACTAGTTCTCGCGTTAGTTTGGGGTAGTTCTTTTATTTTGATGAAAAAAGCCTTAATCGGTTTAACACCAATACAGGTAGGTGCTTTGAGAATGATTTTTACCGCAATTTTTTTATTATCAGTGGCTTTTCCGTCGTTAAAAAAGATTCAAAAAGAGCATTATAGGTATGTTGTATTTACAGCATTGGCGGGTACTTTTATTCCTGGTTTCTTATTTGCATTTGCCATTACCAACATCGATAGTTCCATTGTATCGATTTTAAATTCGTTAACACCTTTTTATACCTTAATTTTAGGAGCTTCAATTTTTGGTTTTACATTTAAAAGAAAGCAGCTATTTGGAATTTTAATCGGTTTGGTAGGAACTTTAATTCTGATTTTAAAAGGAGCTTCTTTAAACCCGAATCAGAATTATTGGTTTGCTTTTTTGATCATTATAGGTTCTGTTGGGTATGCTTTAAACGCAAATATGATAAAAAAATATTTGAGTGATGTACCTGCATTATCTATTGTAACGGGTAATTTTTTACTATTACTAGTTCCGGCAATTATTGTTTTAGGTTGTACAGATTTCTTTGCTACGTTGGATGTAAAAAATGAAGTTTTAATGGAGTCTTTGGGCTATTTAGCCATTTTATCGATTGTAGGAACAGGAATTGCAAAAACTATTTATAATAAATTGGTGCATATTTCAGATCCTGTTTTTTCATCATCTGTGGCGTATTTAATTCCTTTAGTAGCTATTTTCTGGGGATTTTTAGATGGAGAAAAGTTAAGTGGTATTCAAATATTTGCTGGAGCTATTATTTTATTTGGTGTTTATTTGGTGAATAAGAATCGTTAA
- a CDS encoding cation transporter produces the protein MKIQKVLSAIAIACFVLIGCKDEVKKEVKKEQLSLAISGMTCEIGCAKTIQSKLSKKEGVLNAKVIFTDSIANIEFDSNTTSKTALIAFVDGIAGGDLYKASEASIVSKKAHVCSGNCKENCEMHAASESTKKAHACSDACKEKCEMKAEKMKAEKMTCKEDCTMACCKDKKA, from the coding sequence ATGAAAATTCAAAAAGTACTATCCGCTATTGCAATTGCGTGTTTCGTTCTAATAGGATGTAAAGACGAAGTGAAAAAAGAAGTGAAAAAAGAGCAACTTTCTTTAGCTATTTCTGGAATGACCTGCGAAATTGGTTGTGCAAAAACCATTCAATCTAAATTATCTAAAAAAGAAGGCGTTTTAAATGCTAAAGTAATTTTTACCGATAGTATTGCCAATATTGAATTTGATTCAAATACAACCTCTAAAACAGCTTTAATTGCTTTTGTAGATGGTATTGCTGGTGGCGATTTATATAAAGCCTCTGAAGCTTCAATAGTTTCTAAAAAGGCGCATGTATGTTCAGGTAACTGTAAAGAAAATTGTGAAATGCATGCAGCTTCCGAAAGCACTAAAAAAGCACATGCGTGTTCTGATGCTTGTAAAGAAAAGTGTGAGATGAAAGCTGAAAAAATGAAAGCCGAAAAAATGACTTGTAAAGAAGATTGTACTATGGCTTGTTGTAAAGATAAAAAAGCTTAA
- a CDS encoding L-threonylcarbamoyladenylate synthase, translated as MSIISKDITKAITLLSNDELVAIPTETVYGLAGNIFSEKAIQRIFETKKRPFFNPLIVHISSVDVLDTIVSHVPEKAKILANTFWPGSMTLVLKKTKKIPDIITAGKDTVAVRVPNHPVTLELLKKLPFPLAAPSANPFNQISPTKPEHVEHYFKHDIQMVLDGGACKNGIESTIIGFENDEPVVYRLGALAIEDIESAVGKITIKNKKEENPDAPGMLDKHYSPKTKTILTSSILAEIENHQNKKIGVLAFNTSFKSDKIAAEIILSITSNLQEAASKLYDSLHQLDHLNLDLIIAERLPDIGLGKSINDRLQRASFVAL; from the coding sequence ATGAGCATCATTTCTAAAGATATAACAAAAGCCATTACGCTATTATCAAATGATGAATTGGTTGCTATTCCTACAGAAACTGTCTATGGTTTAGCAGGAAATATCTTTAGTGAAAAAGCGATTCAACGTATTTTTGAAACCAAAAAAAGACCCTTTTTCAATCCGCTAATTGTTCATATTTCTTCGGTTGATGTTCTAGATACGATTGTTTCTCATGTTCCTGAAAAAGCAAAAATATTAGCCAATACTTTTTGGCCAGGATCTATGACTTTGGTCTTAAAAAAGACTAAAAAAATTCCTGATATCATTACAGCAGGCAAAGATACAGTTGCGGTGCGTGTACCAAATCATCCTGTAACTTTAGAGCTACTTAAAAAACTACCTTTTCCTTTAGCCGCGCCAAGTGCCAATCCTTTTAACCAAATTAGCCCTACAAAACCAGAACATGTAGAACACTATTTTAAGCATGACATTCAAATGGTTTTAGATGGGGGTGCTTGTAAAAATGGCATAGAATCTACCATTATTGGTTTTGAAAATGACGAACCTGTTGTTTACAGATTAGGCGCTTTAGCTATAGAGGATATTGAAAGTGCTGTTGGTAAAATCACCATCAAAAATAAAAAGGAAGAAAACCCTGATGCTCCAGGAATGTTAGACAAACATTATTCACCAAAAACTAAAACTATTTTAACATCTTCAATTTTAGCTGAAATTGAAAATCATCAAAATAAAAAAATTGGTGTTTTAGCTTTTAATACTTCCTTTAAAAGTGATAAAATTGCGGCTGAAATTATTTTGTCAATCACTTCTAATTTACAGGAAGCGGCATCAAAATTATATGACAGTTTGCATCAACTAGACCATTTAAATTTGGATCTTATTATTGCCGAAAGACTCCCTGACATTGGGTTAGGAAAATCGATAAATGACCGTTTACAACGTGCTTCCTTTGTGGCTTTATAA
- a CDS encoding phage holin family protein, which produces MKTFLKILLTALAVILLANILPGVVIDGYISAIIVAIVISLLNMFVRSLLVFFTLPATLVTFGLFLFVINAIIILLADKLVDGFAVSGFLAALFFSILLSIFRSFLFSLLDEDRMNYE; this is translated from the coding sequence ATGAAAACCTTTTTAAAAATTTTATTAACGGCTTTAGCAGTGATTCTGTTAGCCAATATTTTACCTGGAGTGGTCATAGATGGCTATATTTCTGCAATTATTGTTGCTATTGTAATTTCGTTATTAAATATGTTTGTTAGATCGCTTTTGGTATTTTTTACACTTCCGGCAACTTTAGTCACTTTTGGTTTGTTTCTGTTTGTAATTAATGCAATTATCATTCTATTGGCAGATAAATTGGTAGATGGTTTTGCAGTTTCAGGCTTTTTAGCAGCGTTATTTTTTAGTATTTTACTGTCTATCTTTAGGTCTTTCTTGTTTTCACTTTTAGATGAGGATCGTATGAATTATGAATGA
- a CDS encoding class I SAM-dependent methyltransferase, giving the protein MRQRMKVIPLAAGNILEIRVGSGLNLPIYDKEKVTHLTAIDPSREIWQKNSIDVQNLPFEFAFTEAFAENIPEDNNQFDAVVITYALCTISDTKRALEEVRRVLKPNGKLIFCEHGKAPDKVTQQWQHSINPIWKRLGGGCHLNKDIPFIIQENGFKIKTLEKMYIPGWKPASFNYWGTAEVY; this is encoded by the coding sequence ATGCGCCAACGAATGAAAGTAATTCCATTAGCTGCCGGAAATATTCTGGAAATTAGAGTGGGCTCAGGATTGAACTTGCCTATCTATGATAAAGAAAAGGTAACGCATTTAACTGCCATCGATCCCTCAAGAGAAATATGGCAGAAAAACAGCATTGATGTACAAAACCTACCCTTTGAGTTTGCATTTACAGAAGCATTTGCCGAAAATATACCAGAAGATAATAACCAATTTGATGCCGTTGTAATTACCTATGCCCTTTGTACAATTTCAGATACAAAAAGAGCCCTTGAAGAAGTACGAAGAGTCTTAAAACCAAATGGAAAATTAATTTTTTGCGAACATGGCAAAGCTCCGGATAAAGTTACGCAACAATGGCAACATAGCATTAACCCCATATGGAAACGTCTCGGTGGTGGTTGTCATTTAAATAAAGATATTCCATTCATCATTCAAGAAAATGGATTTAAAATAAAGACTTTAGAAAAAATGTATATCCCAGGATGGAAACCTGCAAGTTTTAACTATTGGGGTACCGCTGAAGTTTACTAA
- a CDS encoding RNA polymerase sigma factor: MNKQDFKQNVFSFSERIYPMVARMLGGNHNAEDAIQEIMLKLWEKRNQVAKHPNIKGLVFLTARNYCIDVLRKKSLLVDDATSYLKVIKSSNDNSDIEWQELNRIIQEILKKLPEQQKEVFVMRDLDGYEFKEISATLEITVEHVRVLVSRARKFIGASLEKTYHYEQGK; the protein is encoded by the coding sequence ATGAACAAACAAGATTTTAAACAGAACGTCTTTTCATTTTCAGAAAGAATTTACCCTATGGTTGCAAGAATGCTCGGCGGCAATCATAATGCTGAAGATGCAATTCAAGAAATAATGCTAAAACTCTGGGAAAAACGAAATCAGGTTGCAAAACACCCAAATATAAAAGGTTTGGTATTCTTAACAGCTCGAAATTATTGCATAGATGTGTTGCGTAAAAAATCACTTTTGGTAGATGATGCTACTTCTTATTTAAAGGTAATAAAATCATCGAATGATAACTCTGATATAGAATGGCAAGAACTTAATAGAATTATTCAGGAAATTCTAAAAAAGTTACCTGAACAACAAAAAGAGGTTTTTGTAATGCGCGATTTAGATGGATACGAATTTAAAGAAATATCGGCAACACTAGAAATTACAGTAGAACACGTTAGAGTTTTAGTATCAAGAGCAAGAAAATTTATAGGAGCATCCTTAGAAAAAACATACCATTATGAACAAGGAAAATAG
- the rsmI gene encoding 16S rRNA (cytidine(1402)-2'-O)-methyltransferase, with translation MSKLYLVPTPIGNLEDMTFRAIRILKEVDFILAEDTRTSGKLLKHFEITTQMHSHHMHNEHKSVKGVVQRIQNGETCALISDAGTPAISDPGFLLTRACVENNIEVDCLPGATAFVPALVNSGLPNDKFVFEGFLPVKKGRQTRFLLLSEERRTMIFYESPHKLVKTLGHFIEYFGADRQVSVSRELTKMFEETVRGTATEVLAHYTNKPPKGEIVIVVEGKK, from the coding sequence ATGAGTAAACTATATTTAGTACCCACACCCATTGGTAATTTAGAAGACATGACTTTTAGAGCCATCAGAATTCTAAAAGAAGTCGATTTTATTTTAGCAGAAGACACACGCACCAGCGGAAAACTTTTAAAACATTTTGAAATCACCACTCAAATGCACAGTCATCATATGCATAATGAGCATAAATCGGTTAAAGGTGTGGTGCAAAGAATACAAAATGGAGAAACCTGTGCTTTAATTTCCGATGCTGGCACTCCAGCTATTTCAGACCCTGGGTTTTTATTGACAAGAGCCTGTGTAGAAAACAATATTGAAGTAGATTGTTTACCAGGTGCAACGGCTTTTGTTCCTGCGTTGGTAAATTCGGGTTTGCCCAATGACAAGTTTGTTTTTGAGGGTTTTTTGCCTGTAAAAAAAGGAAGACAAACACGTTTTTTGCTTTTATCCGAAGAAAGGAGAACCATGATTTTTTACGAATCTCCGCATAAATTAGTCAAAACACTGGGCCATTTTATAGAATATTTTGGCGCTGACAGGCAAGTTTCTGTTTCAAGAGAACTCACAAAAATGTTTGAGGAAACTGTAAGGGGAACTGCTACTGAAGTTTTAGCGCATTATACAAATAAACCACCAAAAGGGGAGATTGTTATTGTTGTTGAAGGGAAGAAATAG
- a CDS encoding Fic family protein, giving the protein MINFNSGFYQNQGYYKSFQPTQINRDWMISDMKLIQLLSLADRQLGRLDMHSEYVNIDLFTQMHIAKEATQSSKIEGTQTNMEEVFLKKEDISSEKRDDWEEVQNYIQAMNHAVSLLHTLPFSSRLIKQTHKILLQGVRGNHKLPGEYRTSQNWIGGASINDAVFIPPIHNTVIELISDIEKFANDLENPMPDLLKIALIHYQFETIHPFLDGNGRVGRLLITLYLVSKGILKRPILYLSDFFEKHRSLYYDNLMRVRTHNDINQWFKFFLTGIIETSKKGVLTFNAIMHLSKSTEENIAELGARSSDAHKIVDYLYSNPVIDAQKVAEIIEKNPQSAYQLISKLENLKILKEITGSQRNRLYIFDDYLDIFNH; this is encoded by the coding sequence ATGATAAATTTTAATTCAGGGTTCTATCAAAATCAAGGATATTACAAAAGTTTTCAACCTACTCAAATTAATAGAGATTGGATGATAAGTGATATGAAACTGATTCAATTATTAAGCCTTGCAGATAGACAATTAGGAAGATTAGATATGCATTCTGAATATGTAAATATCGATTTATTTACACAAATGCACATTGCAAAAGAAGCTACACAATCCTCAAAAATAGAAGGTACACAAACGAATATGGAGGAAGTCTTTCTTAAAAAAGAAGATATCTCAAGCGAAAAAAGAGATGATTGGGAAGAAGTACAGAATTATATTCAGGCAATGAATCACGCTGTAAGTTTGCTGCATACACTTCCTTTTTCAAGTCGTTTGATAAAACAAACTCATAAAATTTTATTACAAGGCGTTAGGGGCAATCATAAATTACCAGGAGAATATAGAACCAGTCAAAATTGGATTGGAGGAGCTTCTATAAATGATGCAGTTTTTATACCTCCTATTCACAACACAGTCATAGAATTGATTTCTGATATAGAAAAGTTTGCAAACGATTTAGAAAACCCGATGCCAGATTTGTTAAAAATAGCTTTGATTCATTATCAATTTGAAACAATACACCCTTTTTTAGATGGAAATGGCAGAGTAGGCAGATTATTAATTACGCTGTATTTGGTTAGTAAAGGCATTCTTAAAAGACCTATTTTATATTTATCAGATTTTTTTGAAAAACATAGAAGTTTGTATTATGATAATTTAATGAGAGTCAGAACACATAATGATATTAACCAATGGTTTAAGTTTTTTTTAACTGGAATAATAGAAACTTCAAAAAAAGGAGTACTAACTTTTAATGCAATTATGCATCTTTCAAAATCCACGGAAGAGAACATTGCTGAATTAGGAGCAAGAAGTTCTGACGCCCATAAAATAGTAGATTATTTATACAGCAATCCTGTTATTGATGCACAAAAAGTCGCTGAAATTATAGAGAAAAACCCACAATCTGCATACCAATTGATAAGTAAACTTGAGAATTTAAAAATCTTAAAGGAAATAACAGGTTCTCAAAGAAATCGTCTTTATATTTTTGATGATTATTTAGACATTTTTAACCACTAA
- a CDS encoding cupin domain-containing protein, with protein sequence MGAINIQEKLNLFSDHWSPKKVGELNGQQILLAKLKGEFIWHTNENEDEFFMVIKGSLDIEFKDKTITLHKGEFFIVPRGVEHKPIAKEEVHVLLFEPLSIKHTGNVMADITVENYERI encoded by the coding sequence ATGGGCGCAATAAACATTCAAGAAAAATTAAATTTATTTTCAGATCATTGGTCACCTAAAAAGGTAGGCGAATTAAATGGACAACAAATTTTATTGGCAAAATTAAAAGGCGAATTTATTTGGCATACAAACGAAAATGAAGATGAGTTTTTTATGGTAATCAAGGGCTCATTAGACATTGAGTTCAAAGACAAAACCATCACTTTACATAAAGGTGAATTTTTTATTGTTCCGAGAGGTGTTGAACACAAACCTATTGCCAAAGAAGAAGTTCATGTTTTATTATTTGAACCGCTTTCTATAAAACATACAGGAAATGTGATGGCAGATATTACTGTGGAGAATTATGAACGTATTTAA
- the aspS gene encoding aspartate--tRNA ligase, protein MYRSHSCGELRASHVNTEVTLSGWVQKSRDKGFVIWVDLRDRYGITQLIFDEERTPKEMMEKAKSLGREFVIQVTGTVIERESKNAKMTTGAIEVLVSKLEILNASVTPPFTIEDKTDGGEDIRMKYRYLDIRRNPVKDSLIFRHKVAMEVRKYLSDQEFIEVETPYLIKSTPEGARDFVVPSRMNEGQFYALPQSPQTFKQLLMVGGMDKYFQIVKCFRDEDLRADRQPEFTQIDCEMAFVEQEDILNVFEGLTRHLLKEVNNVEVEKFPRMLYDDAMRLYGNDKPDIRFGMEFCPLIPKGETFGFSIFDDAELVVGITVKGCANYTRKQIDELVNWVKRPQIGASGLIWIKHEENGNVKSSVNKFFDEDYLRFFANEMKAEKGDLMLVLSGETNKVRTQLSALRMELAERLGLRDPKVFAPLWIIDFPLLELDEETGHYHAMHHPFTSPKPGQLALLDTDPGAVKANAYDLVLNGNEIGGGSIRIHDKKMQATMLRHLGFSEEDAKAQFGFLMDAFEYGAPPHGGLAFGLDRLVAILGGQETIRDFIAFPKNNSGRDVMIDAPAFIDDAQLKELSLKLDMKA, encoded by the coding sequence ATGTATAGAAGTCATTCTTGTGGCGAGTTAAGAGCATCGCATGTAAATACAGAGGTAACTTTATCTGGTTGGGTACAAAAATCGCGTGATAAAGGGTTTGTCATTTGGGTTGATTTGCGAGACAGATATGGAATTACACAGTTAATTTTTGATGAAGAACGCACACCGAAAGAAATGATGGAAAAAGCAAAATCTCTAGGAAGAGAATTTGTAATACAAGTTACAGGAACCGTGATTGAGCGAGAATCTAAAAACGCAAAAATGACAACGGGCGCCATTGAAGTTTTAGTTTCTAAACTAGAGATTTTAAACGCGTCGGTAACCCCACCTTTTACCATTGAAGATAAAACGGACGGAGGAGAAGACATCCGAATGAAATATAGGTATTTAGATATCCGCAGAAATCCTGTAAAAGACAGTTTAATTTTTCGTCATAAAGTAGCCATGGAAGTTCGTAAATACTTGTCTGATCAAGAATTTATTGAAGTGGAAACTCCGTATTTAATCAAATCTACTCCAGAAGGTGCCAGAGATTTTGTGGTGCCAAGTAGAATGAATGAAGGGCAATTTTATGCCTTACCTCAAAGTCCGCAAACTTTTAAACAATTGTTGATGGTTGGCGGAATGGACAAGTATTTTCAGATTGTAAAATGCTTTAGAGATGAAGATTTACGTGCTGACAGACAACCAGAATTTACACAAATTGATTGTGAAATGGCGTTTGTGGAGCAAGAGGATATTTTAAATGTTTTTGAAGGATTAACCCGTCATTTATTAAAAGAAGTTAATAATGTTGAGGTAGAGAAATTTCCAAGAATGTTATATGATGATGCCATGCGTTTGTACGGAAATGACAAACCAGATATCCGTTTTGGGATGGAGTTTTGCCCCTTAATCCCCAAAGGGGAAACGTTTGGGTTTTCAATTTTTGATGATGCAGAACTGGTTGTTGGAATTACTGTAAAAGGTTGTGCAAATTATACTAGAAAGCAAATTGATGAATTGGTAAACTGGGTAAAAAGACCTCAAATTGGTGCTTCCGGTTTAATTTGGATAAAACATGAAGAAAATGGAAATGTAAAATCTTCAGTAAATAAGTTTTTTGATGAAGATTATTTAAGGTTTTTTGCAAATGAAATGAAAGCAGAAAAAGGTGATTTAATGTTAGTTTTGTCTGGCGAAACCAATAAAGTAAGAACACAACTATCTGCTTTAAGAATGGAATTGGCAGAGCGTTTAGGCTTGAGAGATCCTAAAGTATTTGCGCCACTTTGGATAATTGATTTTCCGTTGTTAGAATTAGATGAAGAAACAGGTCATTACCATGCCATGCACCATCCTTTTACTTCACCAAAACCTGGACAACTAGCATTGTTAGACACAGATCCTGGCGCTGTAAAAGCAAATGCTTATGATTTGGTCTTAAACGGAAATGAAATTGGTGGAGGTTCTATTAGAATTCATGACAAAAAAATGCAAGCAACCATGTTGCGTCATTTAGGTTTTTCTGAAGAAGATGCCAAAGCACAATTTGGCTTTTTAATGGATGCTTTTGAATATGGAGCGCCACCGCACGGTGGTTTGGCTTTTGGTTTGGACAGATTGGTGGCCATTTTAGGCGGCCAAGAAACTATAAGAGATTTTATTGCATTTCCAAAAAACAATTCTGGACGTGATGTAATGATTGATGCGCCTGCTTTTATTGATGATGCGCAGTTAAAAGAATTGAGTTTGAAGCTAGATATGAAAGCATAA
- a CDS encoding DUF6503 family protein, with protein MKHLITLLLLFTSIISFAQKITGDELLEKAIKFHDPKGNWATFNAEFFVTMETPKSSDRKSNIHINLPKEYFSMVAVKDTITSEYVINKGVCSMAINGDKAPSEEKKKQFGLSCERAKLYKNYYTYLYGLPMKLKDEGTIIHQKVTKKKFQGNEYLVLKVTYLKEIGKDTWYFYFNPKTYAMEVYQFFKDESQKDGEYIVLSGLETINHIKIPKNRAWYYNKNDGYLGTDTLITKKE; from the coding sequence ATGAAACACCTTATTACACTTTTACTCCTTTTTACTTCAATAATTAGTTTTGCGCAAAAAATTACGGGTGATGAGCTGCTAGAAAAAGCCATAAAATTTCACGATCCAAAAGGAAATTGGGCAACTTTTAATGCTGAATTTTTTGTGACCATGGAAACACCAAAAAGTTCAGATAGAAAAAGTAACATTCATATAAATTTACCCAAAGAATATTTTTCTATGGTGGCTGTAAAAGATACCATTACCTCTGAATATGTTATAAACAAAGGTGTTTGTTCTATGGCAATTAATGGGGATAAAGCTCCATCCGAAGAGAAAAAAAAGCAATTTGGACTAAGTTGTGAGCGGGCAAAATTGTATAAAAATTACTATACCTATTTGTATGGTTTGCCCATGAAATTAAAAGATGAAGGCACAATCATTCACCAAAAAGTAACAAAAAAGAAGTTTCAAGGAAATGAATACTTGGTTTTAAAAGTAACCTATCTAAAAGAGATTGGTAAAGATACTTGGTACTTTTATTTTAATCCAAAAACCTATGCCATGGAGGTGTATCAGTTTTTTAAAGACGAGTCTCAAAAGGACGGAGAATATATAGTCTTATCTGGTTTAGAAACCATCAATCATATTAAAATACCTAAAAACAGAGCTTGGTATTATAATAAAAATGATGGGTATTTAGGAACCGATACTTTAATCACAAAAAAAGAGTAG
- a CDS encoding chloride channel protein: MVSRKKIFKKILIWRYKTISERQFLYILSILVGFLAGLGTVFLKNFTHYIQLLLSVDFLKKSENSLYFVYPIIGLILVAIIKKNWLKKHIGHGISTTLFAISKRKGIIPKYNIYASLLTAPLTVGFGGSVGLQGPAVSAGTALASYTSQLFHMSTKTRMLLIGCATAGAMSSMFKAPIAGIVFALEVFSLDIAFVSLVPLLLASISAIITSYFFLGSEVLLGFELNDKFEINELGFYAIFGIFTGIISIYFSVVYFAIRKFFYQFKKRYVRLLIGSFIIAFILYLMPSLYGEGYGLINNLLKGNHIAAIGNTPFSFDHDNIWMVILLLLLITFFKAIAMSTTFAAGGVGGIFIPTLVMGSALGNAFAKMINNSGLGFEVSEANFTLIGMTGLMAGVLHAPLTAIFLIAEITGGYDLFVPLMLVAAISFSFTKYFVSNSIYTYKLAQRGELITHNKDKNVMMMLQIDELIETNFKPVQPDMLLGDMLKKAVAKSARNIFPVIDKKNQFLGIVLLDDIRPVMFDSKMYTTVTVETFMKAAPETILDTDSVEKVMDKFKTSNAWNLPVVKNGIYIGFISKSKLLNAYRNKLVEVTS; encoded by the coding sequence ATGGTATCAAGAAAAAAAATATTTAAGAAAATTCTCATTTGGAGGTATAAAACAATTTCTGAACGACAATTTTTATATATTTTAAGTATTTTGGTTGGTTTTTTAGCAGGATTGGGAACTGTTTTCTTAAAAAACTTTACACACTATATTCAGTTGCTCTTATCGGTAGATTTTTTAAAGAAATCTGAAAATTCTTTATATTTTGTGTATCCCATAATTGGTTTGATCCTTGTTGCCATTATCAAAAAGAATTGGTTAAAAAAACACATTGGGCATGGTATTTCTACGACACTTTTTGCTATTTCTAAAAGAAAAGGAATTATTCCTAAATACAACATCTATGCTTCATTACTAACGGCGCCTTTAACGGTTGGTTTTGGTGGTTCTGTAGGTTTACAGGGCCCCGCAGTGAGTGCAGGAACAGCTTTAGCCTCCTACACCTCTCAGCTGTTTCATATGAGCACAAAAACAAGGATGCTTTTAATAGGCTGTGCAACTGCAGGCGCCATGTCTTCTATGTTTAAAGCGCCTATTGCCGGAATTGTTTTTGCCTTAGAAGTCTTTAGTTTAGACATTGCCTTTGTTTCTTTGGTGCCGTTGCTGTTGGCATCTATTTCTGCCATTATTACTTCGTACTTTTTTTTAGGCTCAGAGGTTTTGTTGGGTTTTGAACTAAATGATAAATTCGAAATTAACGAATTAGGTTTTTATGCTATTTTTGGAATCTTTACAGGTATTATTTCCATTTATTTTTCAGTAGTCTATTTTGCCATCAGAAAGTTCTTTTATCAATTTAAAAAACGATATGTACGATTGCTAATAGGGAGTTTCATTATCGCTTTTATTTTATATTTAATGCCTTCTTTATATGGTGAAGGATATGGATTAATCAACAATTTACTAAAAGGAAATCATATCGCAGCCATTGGCAATACTCCCTTTTCTTTTGATCATGATAATATTTGGATGGTAATTCTTCTATTACTGCTCATTACTTTTTTTAAGGCAATTGCCATGAGTACAACGTTTGCCGCTGGCGGAGTTGGAGGTATTTTTATCCCGACTTTAGTAATGGGAAGTGCTTTGGGCAATGCTTTTGCAAAAATGATTAATAATTCGGGTTTAGGATTTGAAGTTTCTGAAGCCAATTTTACATTAATTGGTATGACTGGGTTAATGGCTGGAGTTTTACACGCACCCTTAACCGCTATATTTTTAATTGCAGAAATTACAGGAGGTTATGATTTATTTGTGCCTTTAATGTTGGTTGCTGCCATCTCTTTCTCGTTTACCAAATATTTTGTTTCTAATTCCATTTACACCTATAAATTAGCGCAAAGAGGAGAACTTATTACGCATAACAAAGATAAAAATGTAATGATGATGCTACAGATAGACGAGCTCATCGAAACTAATTTTAAACCTGTTCAACCAGATATGTTATTGGGCGATATGTTAAAAAAAGCAGTTGCCAAATCTGCAAGAAATATTTTTCCGGTGATTGATAAAAAAAATCAATTTTTAGGAATTGTTTTGTTAGATGATATTCGACCTGTAATGTTCGATTCGAAAATGTATACAACAGTAACGGTAGAAACTTTTATGAAAGCTGCCCCCGAAACCATTCTAGATACAGATTCTGTAGAAAAAGTAATGGACAAATTTAAAACAAGCAATGCATGGAATTTACCGGTTGTAAAAAACGGAATATATATAGGTTTTATTTCAAAGTCTAAACTACTAAATGCATATAGAAATAAATTAGTAGAGGTTACTTCTTAG